The following coding sequences are from one Halorubrum sp. BOL3-1 window:
- a CDS encoding helix-hairpin-helix domain-containing protein: MALLQKLKEKLGFGSGSAERESGETEVTIEHEATPSDDESAVEDRDSGLDDGVTSDEAADEPETDAEPAEAAEATADDDETAVDEATDDSDEAVEGGDAVEEDEAVEPDETAEAADDATVDGPSVEEIKGIGPAYAERLAEVDIETVDQLAAADAADIAEGASISEKRAARWIDRTSEF, translated from the coding sequence ATGGCCCTGCTTCAGAAGCTCAAGGAGAAACTCGGATTCGGGAGCGGCTCGGCCGAACGCGAGTCCGGCGAGACCGAAGTGACGATCGAACACGAGGCGACGCCGTCCGACGACGAGTCCGCGGTCGAGGACCGCGACTCGGGACTCGACGACGGAGTGACGAGCGACGAGGCGGCCGACGAGCCGGAGACGGACGCCGAGCCCGCCGAGGCCGCGGAAGCGACGGCCGACGACGACGAGACCGCGGTCGACGAAGCGACGGACGACAGCGACGAGGCGGTCGAAGGGGGCGACGCGGTCGAAGAGGACGAGGCCGTCGAACCGGACGAGACGGCCGAGGCGGCCGACGATGCGACCGTCGACGGCCCGAGCGTCGAGGAGATCAAGGGCATCGGCCCGGCGTACGCCGAGCGGCTCGCGGAGGTCGACATCGAGACCGTCGACCAGCTCGCGGCCGCCGACGCCGCCGACATCGCGGAGGGCGCGAGCATCAGCGAGAAACGCGCGGCGCGGTGGATCGACCGCACGAGCGAGTTCTGA